The following proteins are co-located in the Mus caroli chromosome 7, CAROLI_EIJ_v1.1, whole genome shotgun sequence genome:
- the Plk1 gene encoding serine/threonine-protein kinase PLK1 — protein MNAAAKAGKLARAPADLGKGGVPGDAVPGAQVAAPLAKEIPEVLVDPRSRRQYVRGRFLGKGGFAKCFEISDADTKEVFAGKIVPKSLLLKPHQKEKMSMEISIHRSLAHQHVVGFHDFFEDSDFVFVVLELCRRRSLLELHKRRKALTEPEARYYLRQIVLGCQYLHRNQVIHRDLKLGNLFLNEDLEVKIGDFGLATKVEYEGERKKTLCGTPNYIAPEVLSKKGHSFEVDVWSIGCIMYTLLVGKPPFETSCLKETYLRIKKNEYSIPKHINPVAASLIQKMLQTDPTARPTIHELLSDEFFTSGYIPARLPITCLTIPPRFSIAPSSLDPSSRKPLKVLNKGVENPLPDRPREKEEPVVRETNEAIECHLSDLLQQLTSVNASKPSERGLVRQEEAEDPACIPIFWVSKWVDYSDKYGLGYQLCDNSVGVLFNDSTRLILYNDGDSLQYIERDGTESYLTVSSHPNSLMKKITLLNYFRNYMSEHLLKAGANITPREGDELARLPYLRTWFRTRSAIILHLSNGTVQINFFQDHTKLILCPLMAAVTYINEKRDFQTYRLSLLEEYGCCKELASRLRYARTMVDKLLSSRSASNRLKAS, from the exons ATGAATGCAGCGGCCAAAGCTGGAAAGCTGGCTCGAGCACCAGCCGACCTCGGGAAAGGTGGGGTCCCGGGAGATGCAGTTCCCGGTGCCCAAGTGGCCGCCCCGCTGGCGAAAGAAATTCCGGAGGTCCTAGTAGACCCACGCAGCCGGCGGCAGTATGTACGGGGGCGCTTTCTGGGTAAAGGAGGCTTCGCCAAATGCTTCGAGATCTCAGACGCAGACACAAAAGAGGTGTTCGCAGGCAAGATCGTGCCTAAGTCTTTGCTGCTCAAGCCCCACCAGAAGGAGAAGATGTCTATGGAGATCTCAATTCACCGCAGCCTCGCACACCAACACGTCGTAGGCTTCCATGACTTTTTCGAGGACAGCGACTTTGTATTTGTGGTTTTGGAGCTCTGTCGCAGGAGG tCCCTCCTGGAGCTGCACAAGAGGAGGAAGGCACTGACCGAGCCCGAGGCCCGCTACTACCTGCGACAGATAGTCCTGGGCTGCCAGTACCTGCACCGCAATCAGGTCATTCACAGGGACCTCAAGCTAGGCAACCTTTTCCTGAACGAGGATCTGGAGGTGAAAATAG GGGATTTTGGCCTGGCAACCAAAGTGGAATATGAAGGGGAACGAAAGAAGACCTTGTGTGGCACTCCTAACTACATAGCTCCTGAGGTGCTGAGCAAGAAGGGACACAGTTTTGAGGTGGATGTGTGGTCCATTGGGTGCATCAT GTATACCTTGCTAGTGGGCAAGCCACCCTTTGAGACCTCGTGCCTAAAAGAGACCTACCTCCGGatcaagaaaaatgaatacagtATTCCCAAG CACATCAACCCAGTGGCCGCCTCCCTCATCCAGAAGATGCTTCAGACAGACCCCACTGCCCGCCCCACCATTCACGAGTTGCTCAGTGACGAGTTCTTCACTTCTGGCTACATCCCCGCCCGTCTCCCTATTACCTGCCTCACCATCCCACCAAGGTTTTCAATCGCTCCCAGCAGCCTGGACCCCAGCAGCAGGAAGCCTCTCAAAGTCCTCAATAAAG GTGTGGAGAACCCCCTGCCTGACCGTCCCCGGGAGAAAGAGGAACCGGTGGTCCGGGAGACAAATGAGGCCATTGAGTGTCACCTTAGTGACTTGCTACAGCAGCTGACCAGTGTCAACGCCTCCAAGCCCTCGGAGCGCGGGCTGGTGCGGCAAG AGGAGGCTGAGGATCCTGCCTGCATCCCCATCTTCTGGGTCAGCAAGTGGGTGGACTATTCGGACAAGTATGGCCTTG GGTATCAGCTGTGTGACAACAGTGTGGGGGTGCTTTTTAATGACTCAACACGCCTCATTCTCTACAATGACGGGGACAGCCTGCAGTACATAGAGCGTGATGGCACAGAGTCCTACCTCACTGTGAGCTCCCATCCTAATTCCTTGATGAAGAAG ATCACTCTCCTCAACTATTTCCGCAATTACATGAGTGAGCACCTGCTGAAGGCAGGGGCCAACATCACACCCCGGGAAGGCGACGAGCTGGCCCGGCTGCCCTACCTACGAACGTGGTTCCGCACGCGCAGCGCCATTATCCTGCACCTCAGCAACGGCACCGTGCAGATTAACTTCTTCCAG GACCACACCAAACTTATCCTGTGCCCCCTGATGGCAGCGGTGACCTACATCAATGAGAAGAGGGACTTCCAAACGTACCGCCTGAGCCTCCTGGAGGAGTACGGCTGCTGCAAGGAGCTGGCCAGCCGCCTCCGCTATGCCCGCACCATGGTCGACAAGCTGCTGAGCTCCCGCTCCGCCAGCAACCGCCTCAAGGCCTCCTAG